In Streptomyces sp. NBC_01426, one genomic interval encodes:
- a CDS encoding SAV_2336 N-terminal domain-related protein encodes MPPAFPVEPIRELAALLRAAGLDPSAEELADALWLAGLTAGPPGEPGARPARVRRPRTPARAESRRPPRAPEPAREDTDPEDPVTLYPAGRRFPGAEVEVEAPAGLPVRVPGATALPRIMDVQRALRALQRRRPAAPPTRTVLDEAATAEASARALGLLIPVLRSDSRREATVRLVMDASPSMAVWQDLFDELRSVCERLGAFRDVQVHYLHRLGDGTALIGRGPSPGGALRSGEQLRDPTGRTLTMVVSDCAGPVWREGEAQRLLYRWAECAPCVVVQPLPQRLWGRSWLPTERGELSRVDGRGRRLRFRPERPPRPGRPTGGLTVPVLPPHAHALGAWARLVAGLGTGPVPAEVGRVLADHPAAPAPPPRAARPPRELVSRFRSSASPGAVQLAVYLAAAPLTLPVMRLVQRTMLPDSEPSDLAEVLLSGLLRRGPDSGWYAFVPGVRDVLLGPLGRDEAALVLKHCSEYVLAHFGRGVRNFPALAVSQLTGAPMDSAEERMPAGRLPQAFAQVSAKVVRRYLPGPPPDTAEAPPPPATPAADARERALRTALARPLDGGQRGLYETVTLLRRAVAAPAGPDDPPGEAEAELAGALLRLWALQRDPELLAEAERAVEGQSDARARALRGRVLYERALAGVAPDGGLPDGALLEAADREFAAAGAAPGADRALRLDCAVRRARSLVRLGELRHDPWALREARAALEALADPDDAGDAGEAEARRGRELGRVLLALLPHTPDPTERAELAEAAAGRLTADPRVEPEARARVRVERAAALSHLPGRLEEASGELATALTETGEAGARVAALVCLARVHRARYARDADPRALEDAAEAYGRARRLIPRDGDAFGELLPEWGDVLLDRARAPDADAHRFASTAVRVLRESRAAVPQSDPRAGHRLRRLAAGLRLRHAYEGDVVDLREAEYLLELAARHGRGPLERAGAWREHGDVQREIHGHTRAVDRLDRAADSYRRAWREASETEPGPDREAALRLAVRAQELRGEVLERLARPRAALDAYRSAVELWQGLGGGDAERRTERLRARIRVLEAGL; translated from the coding sequence GTGCCCCCCGCGTTCCCCGTCGAGCCCATCCGGGAACTGGCCGCCCTGTTGCGGGCCGCCGGCCTCGACCCGTCCGCCGAGGAACTGGCCGACGCCCTGTGGCTGGCCGGGCTGACCGCAGGACCACCGGGGGAGCCCGGCGCCCGGCCCGCGCGGGTCCGCCGGCCGCGGACGCCGGCGCGGGCCGAGTCGAGGCGGCCGCCCCGGGCGCCGGAGCCCGCGCGGGAGGACACCGACCCCGAGGACCCGGTCACCCTGTATCCCGCCGGGCGCCGGTTCCCCGGCGCCGAGGTCGAGGTCGAGGCCCCGGCGGGGCTGCCCGTACGGGTGCCCGGCGCGACCGCGCTGCCCCGGATCATGGACGTCCAGCGGGCCCTGCGCGCCCTGCAACGGCGCCGGCCCGCCGCGCCGCCCACCCGTACCGTGCTCGACGAGGCGGCCACCGCGGAGGCCAGCGCCCGCGCGCTCGGGCTGCTCATCCCCGTGCTGCGGTCCGACAGCCGGCGCGAGGCCACCGTCCGGCTGGTCATGGACGCCTCCCCGTCGATGGCGGTCTGGCAGGACCTCTTCGACGAACTGCGCTCCGTGTGCGAGCGGCTGGGCGCCTTCCGGGACGTACAGGTCCACTACCTGCACCGGCTCGGCGACGGAACGGCGCTCATCGGACGCGGCCCCTCGCCGGGAGGCGCACTGCGGTCCGGGGAACAACTGCGGGACCCCACCGGGCGGACCCTGACCATGGTGGTCTCCGACTGTGCCGGACCGGTCTGGCGCGAGGGCGAGGCGCAGCGGCTCCTGTACCGGTGGGCCGAGTGCGCCCCCTGCGTCGTCGTACAGCCGCTGCCCCAGCGGCTGTGGGGCCGCAGCTGGCTGCCCACCGAGCGCGGGGAGCTGTCCCGGGTCGACGGCCGCGGGCGCCGGCTGCGGTTCCGCCCGGAACGGCCGCCCCGGCCCGGCCGCCCCACCGGCGGGCTGACCGTGCCCGTCCTGCCGCCCCACGCCCACGCCCTGGGCGCCTGGGCCCGGCTCGTCGCCGGCCTCGGCACCGGGCCCGTGCCCGCCGAGGTCGGACGGGTCCTCGCCGACCACCCGGCGGCCCCCGCGCCGCCGCCCCGGGCCGCGCGGCCGCCGCGCGAACTGGTGAGCCGCTTCCGCTCGTCGGCGTCCCCCGGGGCCGTGCAGCTCGCCGTCTACCTCGCCGCGGCGCCGCTCACCCTGCCCGTGATGCGGCTCGTACAGCGCACGATGCTCCCCGACTCGGAGCCCTCCGACCTCGCCGAGGTGCTGCTGAGCGGGCTGTTGCGGCGGGGGCCCGACAGCGGCTGGTACGCGTTCGTGCCGGGCGTGCGGGACGTGCTGCTGGGGCCGCTCGGGCGGGACGAGGCCGCCCTGGTCCTCAAGCACTGCTCGGAGTACGTCCTGGCCCACTTCGGGCGGGGCGTGCGCAACTTCCCCGCGCTGGCCGTCTCCCAGCTCACCGGCGCGCCGATGGACTCCGCCGAGGAGCGGATGCCCGCCGGCCGGCTCCCGCAGGCCTTCGCCCAGGTGTCGGCGAAGGTCGTACGGCGCTACCTGCCCGGCCCGCCGCCCGACACGGCCGAGGCCCCGCCGCCGCCCGCGACGCCCGCCGCCGACGCGCGGGAGCGGGCGCTGCGCACCGCCCTGGCCCGGCCGCTCGACGGAGGGCAGCGCGGGCTGTACGAGACCGTCACCCTGCTGCGCCGGGCCGTGGCCGCCCCGGCCGGGCCCGACGACCCGCCGGGCGAGGCCGAGGCCGAACTGGCCGGCGCCCTCCTGCGGTTGTGGGCCCTCCAGCGGGACCCGGAACTGCTCGCGGAGGCCGAGCGGGCCGTCGAGGGACAGTCCGACGCCCGGGCCCGCGCCCTGCGGGGCCGCGTGCTGTACGAACGGGCGCTCGCCGGCGTCGCGCCGGACGGCGGGCTCCCCGACGGCGCACTGCTGGAGGCGGCGGACCGGGAGTTCGCGGCGGCCGGGGCCGCGCCGGGAGCCGATCGGGCGCTGCGCCTGGACTGCGCCGTGCGCCGCGCCCGCAGCCTGGTCCGGCTCGGCGAACTGCGCCACGACCCGTGGGCGCTGCGCGAGGCACGGGCCGCGCTGGAGGCGCTCGCCGACCCGGACGACGCCGGCGACGCGGGGGAGGCGGAGGCGCGCCGGGGCCGGGAACTCGGTCGGGTCCTGCTGGCCCTGCTGCCCCACACCCCCGACCCGACGGAGCGCGCGGAGCTGGCCGAGGCGGCCGCCGGGCGGCTCACCGCCGACCCGCGGGTCGAACCGGAGGCACGCGCCCGGGTTCGCGTCGAGCGCGCCGCGGCCCTGAGCCACCTGCCCGGACGGCTGGAGGAGGCCTCCGGGGAACTGGCCACCGCGCTGACCGAGACCGGCGAGGCCGGCGCGCGGGTGGCCGCGCTGGTGTGCCTGGCCCGCGTGCACCGGGCGCGGTACGCGCGGGACGCGGACCCGCGGGCGCTGGAGGACGCGGCCGAGGCGTACGGACGGGCCCGCCGGCTGATCCCCCGGGACGGGGACGCCTTCGGCGAACTGCTGCCCGAGTGGGGTGACGTGCTCCTGGACCGGGCACGGGCGCCCGACGCCGACGCGCACCGGTTCGCGTCGACGGCCGTACGGGTGCTGCGCGAGAGCCGGGCCGCCGTGCCCCAGTCCGACCCCCGCGCCGGGCACCGGCTGCGGCGCCTCGCGGCGGGCCTGCGGCTGCGGCACGCCTACGAGGGCGACGTGGTGGACCTGCGCGAGGCGGAGTACCTGCTGGAACTGGCGGCCCGGCACGGCCGGGGCCCGCTGGAGCGGGCCGGGGCCTGGCGCGAGCACGGTGACGTCCAGCGGGAGATCCACGGGCACACCCGGGCCGTCGACCGGCTCGACCGGGCGGCGGACTCCTACCGCCGGGCCTGGCGCGAGGCGTCGGAGACGGAGCCGGGGCCCGACCGGGAGGCGGCGCTCCGGCTGGCGGTACGGGCGCAGGAGCTGCGGGGGGAGGTGCTGGAACGGCTGGCCCGGCCGCGCGCGGCGCTCGACGCGTACCGCTCCGCGGTGGAGCTGTGGCAGGGACTCGGGGGCGGGGACGCCGAGCGGCGGACCGAGCGCCTGCGGGCACGGATCCGTGTCCTGGAGGCCGGCCTGTGA
- a CDS encoding AAA family ATPase — protein sequence MNEEWLIYRGVGEPHDGIDALPDPPPWRDFDGGPALEAGGPGAAADANVARRLGAHRQAAEMHRPEPEELEAVNAALYLRRPLLVTGFPGTGKSTLAHAVAHELRLGRVLRWPVVSRTVLQEGLYRYDAIARLQDVQIAAGGGNPGGSPGIGKYIRLGPLGTALLPTERPRVLLIDEIDKSDIDLPNDLLNVLEEGEFTLPELERVADTEPEVRVLTDDGAKVAVRDGRVRCRAFPFIILTSNGERDFPAALLRRCIQLKLGQPGEKRLATMVRAHLGEEAARLGADLIREFLSRSQTELVAADQLLNAIYLTHHAAPPTREDLADLLIQRLDRPR from the coding sequence GTGAACGAGGAATGGCTGATCTACCGGGGCGTCGGTGAACCCCACGACGGCATCGACGCGCTGCCCGACCCGCCCCCCTGGCGGGACTTCGACGGCGGCCCCGCCCTGGAGGCCGGCGGCCCCGGCGCGGCGGCTGACGCGAACGTGGCCCGCCGGCTCGGCGCACACCGACAGGCGGCGGAGATGCACCGGCCGGAGCCCGAGGAACTGGAGGCGGTCAACGCCGCGCTGTACCTGCGCCGGCCGCTGCTCGTCACCGGCTTCCCCGGAACGGGCAAGTCCACGCTCGCGCACGCCGTCGCGCACGAACTGAGGCTCGGCCGCGTCCTGCGCTGGCCCGTGGTCTCACGGACCGTGCTCCAGGAGGGCCTGTACCGCTACGACGCCATCGCCCGGCTCCAGGACGTACAGATCGCGGCCGGCGGCGGGAACCCCGGCGGCTCGCCCGGGATCGGGAAGTACATCCGCCTCGGACCGCTCGGGACGGCGCTGCTGCCCACGGAACGCCCCCGCGTGCTGCTCATCGACGAGATCGACAAGAGCGACATCGACCTGCCCAACGACCTGCTGAACGTGCTGGAGGAGGGCGAGTTCACGCTGCCCGAGCTGGAACGGGTCGCGGACACCGAACCCGAGGTGCGGGTGCTCACCGACGACGGCGCCAAGGTGGCCGTGCGGGACGGCCGGGTCCGCTGCCGGGCCTTCCCCTTCATCATCCTGACCAGCAACGGCGAACGGGACTTCCCCGCCGCCCTGCTGCGCCGCTGCATCCAGCTCAAGCTCGGACAGCCCGGGGAGAAACGGCTCGCCACCATGGTCCGCGCCCACCTGGGCGAGGAGGCCGCCCGGCTGGGCGCCGACCTGATCCGGGAGTTCCTCAGTCGCTCGCAGACCGAACTCGTGGCGGCCGACCAACTCCTCAACGCCATCTACCTCACCCACCACGCGGCCCCGCCCACCCGGGAGGACCTCGCCGACCTGCTCATCCAGCGCCTCGACCGGCCGAGGTGA